One genomic region from Nitrospira sp. encodes:
- the coaE gene encoding dephospho-CoA kinase (Dephospho-CoA kinase (CoaE) performs the final step in coenzyme A biosynthesis.), giving the protein MSIAVSCRTDHVISSAAMILIGLTGGVATGKSTVAKMFKKCGAIVIDADELAREVVQPGKPAWRDIMRRFGKSVLNSDRTINRQVLGQIVFHDGTELRKLEQIIHPRVAQEQARLTRQAAQSNPHAVVIYDVPLLFEAGIDKRVDKTVVVTADRETQIMRLKKRNGFTRTEALRRIRSQMPLAMKRLRADYVLDGTKHRQRLSRDVSRLFENFRSL; this is encoded by the coding sequence ATGTCAATCGCGGTTTCTTGCCGAACCGATCACGTGATAAGCTCCGCCGCCATGATCCTGATCGGACTCACCGGAGGCGTCGCCACTGGAAAAAGCACCGTGGCGAAGATGTTCAAGAAATGCGGTGCCATCGTGATCGATGCCGATGAATTGGCGCGTGAGGTTGTCCAGCCAGGCAAACCGGCATGGCGAGACATCATGCGCCGATTCGGAAAGTCCGTCTTGAACTCTGACAGAACGATCAACCGGCAAGTCCTCGGGCAGATCGTGTTTCATGACGGAACAGAGCTTCGAAAGCTGGAACAAATCATCCACCCTCGTGTAGCCCAGGAACAGGCCAGACTCACCAGACAAGCGGCCCAAAGCAATCCGCATGCCGTCGTAATTTACGATGTCCCTTTGCTCTTCGAAGCCGGTATCGATAAGCGGGTAGACAAGACAGTCGTCGTGACAGCTGATCGCGAAACCCAGATCATGCGACTGAAAAAGCGGAACGGCTTCACCCGAACCGAGGCTCTCCGACGAATTCGCAGTCAGATGCCGCTCGCGATGAAACGACTTCGTGCAGACTACGTACTCGATGGAACGAAGCATCGACAAAGACTTTCTAGGGACGTCAGCCGACTTTTTGAAAACTTTCGCTCCCTGTGA
- the trxB gene encoding thioredoxin-disulfide reductase, with translation MTMHTVVIIGSGPAGLTAAIYAARANLAPLLVEGWQAGGQLTTTTEVENYPGFAKGIMGPELMKEMRSQAERFGTVFKTGDVTSVDLKTRPFQVVVDGEETLETKTLIIATGASPITLGLSNEKRLWGHGVSSCATCDGFFFKGKELVVVGGGDSAMEEATFLTKFATKVSIVHRRDKLRASKIMQGRAMKNEKITFVWNSVVEDVLGQDVVSGARIRNIITGTVLDLPCAGFFLAIGHRPNTALFAGQLKMNHAGYLITNHGTATDVPGVFAAGDVQDSHYRQAITAAGTGCMAAIDAERFLETSSQG, from the coding sequence ATGACCATGCATACCGTCGTTATTATTGGATCCGGTCCGGCCGGACTCACTGCAGCGATTTATGCTGCGCGTGCAAACCTCGCTCCCCTGCTCGTCGAAGGTTGGCAAGCGGGTGGACAGCTCACGACGACCACAGAAGTCGAAAACTACCCTGGTTTCGCAAAGGGCATCATGGGGCCGGAGTTAATGAAAGAGATGCGCTCCCAAGCAGAGCGGTTCGGAACGGTCTTCAAAACTGGAGATGTCACATCGGTTGATCTCAAGACTCGGCCTTTTCAAGTCGTTGTGGATGGTGAGGAAACCCTTGAAACCAAGACGTTGATCATCGCGACCGGCGCCTCTCCGATCACACTCGGTCTCTCAAATGAAAAGCGCTTGTGGGGTCATGGTGTGTCGAGTTGCGCGACCTGCGATGGGTTTTTCTTTAAAGGCAAAGAACTCGTTGTCGTAGGCGGCGGAGACAGTGCAATGGAGGAAGCGACGTTTCTCACCAAGTTCGCCACCAAAGTGTCGATTGTTCACCGTCGTGACAAACTTCGCGCTTCCAAAATCATGCAAGGCCGGGCCATGAAGAATGAAAAAATTACCTTTGTCTGGAACAGCGTCGTCGAAGATGTTCTTGGACAGGATGTCGTGTCTGGTGCCCGCATCAGAAATATCATCACCGGAACAGTCTTGGATTTGCCTTGTGCCGGGTTCTTTTTGGCGATCGGCCACCGCCCGAACACAGCGCTCTTCGCAGGCCAGCTGAAGATGAACCACGCCGGCTATCTCATAACCAATCATGGAACAGCCACCGATGTCCCTGGTGTGTTTGCGGCCGGGGATGTGCAAGACTCCCATTATCGCCAAGCCATTACCGCGGCCGGTACCGGCTGCATGGCTGCGATCGACGCCGAGCGGTTCTTAGAAACTTCAAGCCAAGGTTGA
- the thiI gene encoding tRNA 4-thiouridine(8) synthase ThiI: protein MRCVIAHYHELALKGNNRDYFERCLIKNIRTALKDVGIRQVENLHSRIRIWLPLEASPGVVRDRLRLVCGIANFSLGRVVPLELSDPNLDALTTAVLEEIESHSFTTFRVTAKRADKRLALTSMDIEKALGAAVCNRTGKKVNLKNPDLTIYVELLSNEAFCSAEKIEGPGGMPVGVSGKIACLISGGIDSPVAAYRMVKRGCLASFIHFSGRPLVSRASEEKVHELVRNLTTFQYESRLYVVPFGEIQREIVLSTPAPFRVVLYRRMMVRIAEELARREQCWALVTGDSLGQVASQTPQNLCAIEEAAELPILRPLIGMDKREIIDEARRLGTYETSIEPDQDCCKLFVPPHPSTKTRLDDVHKVERLIDVSTLVKRGVEKAELTEFSFPSSTA, encoded by the coding sequence ATGCGTTGTGTCATCGCCCATTACCACGAGCTTGCTCTTAAGGGAAATAATCGAGATTACTTCGAGCGATGCCTCATTAAGAACATTCGGACTGCTCTCAAGGATGTCGGAATTCGGCAGGTCGAGAACCTTCACAGTCGAATCCGGATCTGGCTCCCGCTAGAAGCCTCTCCCGGTGTGGTTCGAGACCGGCTCAGACTTGTATGCGGGATCGCCAACTTTTCGCTGGGCCGTGTGGTCCCGCTCGAATTAAGTGATCCCAATCTGGATGCACTCACCACGGCTGTCCTCGAAGAGATTGAATCACACTCCTTCACCACGTTCAGGGTCACAGCCAAACGGGCCGACAAGCGTTTGGCTTTGACTTCAATGGATATAGAAAAAGCGCTCGGTGCAGCGGTCTGTAACAGAACCGGCAAGAAAGTCAACTTGAAGAATCCTGACTTGACCATTTATGTCGAACTCCTATCGAATGAAGCGTTTTGCTCGGCGGAAAAGATCGAAGGTCCCGGCGGTATGCCGGTCGGCGTAAGCGGAAAGATCGCCTGCCTGATTTCGGGGGGGATCGACTCACCTGTGGCCGCATATCGCATGGTGAAACGCGGCTGCCTTGCTTCTTTCATTCATTTTTCTGGACGGCCATTGGTCAGCCGAGCTTCGGAAGAAAAAGTTCACGAACTTGTGCGGAACCTCACCACCTTTCAATACGAATCGCGTCTCTATGTGGTTCCCTTTGGAGAGATCCAACGCGAAATCGTCCTCAGTACGCCCGCTCCATTTCGAGTCGTGCTATACCGGCGAATGATGGTGCGGATCGCCGAGGAACTGGCCAGAAGAGAGCAGTGTTGGGCGTTAGTGACCGGCGATAGCCTAGGCCAAGTGGCTTCTCAAACGCCTCAGAATTTGTGTGCGATTGAAGAAGCAGCGGAGCTGCCGATCCTCCGTCCACTGATCGGCATGGACAAACGCGAGATCATCGACGAAGCCAGACGTCTCGGTACCTACGAGACGTCAATAGAGCCGGACCAGGACTGTTGCAAGCTATTTGTGCCTCCCCATCCGAGTACCAAAACTCGCCTTGACGATGTGCACAAGGTTGAACGTTTGATCGATGTCTCCACCTTGGTCAAACGAGGGGTGGAGAAGGCGGAGTTGACCGAGTTCTCGTTCCCCTCCTCAACTGCGTAA